One Azoarcus sp. DN11 DNA segment encodes these proteins:
- a CDS encoding DUF3179 domain-containing protein — MKRRATILLTSVLLLVAAAAAVAQTRNGFDLTGALVPAAQILSGGPPRDGIPAIDRPKFVKADDARFLQGDDRVLGVERNGIAKAYPVRILNWHEIVNDTFGAERIVVTFCPLCGTGIAYVAETGGKTLDFGVSGLLYNSDVLFYDRQSQSLWSQILAQAVSGPLKGAKLATVALAHTSWADWRQRHPDTLVLSNDTGFARDYDVDPYAGYARDPSIMFPVTGRSARYQPKEPVIGVEVGGKFKAYPFVELAKIAGGTATDLLDGKKLTVRFDPQHRTGAVFDAQGREMPSIIAYWFAWYAFHHDTEVFQAK, encoded by the coding sequence ATGAAACGACGGGCGACGATTCTGCTGACGAGCGTGCTGCTGCTGGTCGCGGCTGCGGCCGCCGTTGCGCAAACCAGGAACGGCTTCGACCTCACCGGCGCACTGGTGCCGGCGGCACAAATCCTGTCAGGCGGCCCCCCCAGGGACGGCATCCCGGCCATCGACCGGCCCAAATTCGTCAAGGCGGATGACGCTCGCTTCCTGCAAGGCGACGACCGGGTGCTGGGCGTCGAGCGCAACGGCATCGCCAAGGCTTACCCGGTGCGCATCCTCAACTGGCACGAAATCGTCAACGACACTTTCGGCGCCGAGCGCATCGTCGTGACCTTCTGCCCGCTGTGCGGCACCGGCATCGCCTATGTCGCGGAAACGGGCGGCAAGACCCTCGACTTCGGGGTGTCAGGGCTGCTCTACAACAGTGACGTGCTGTTCTACGACCGGCAAAGCCAGTCGCTGTGGTCGCAAATCCTCGCCCAGGCGGTGAGCGGACCGCTCAAGGGCGCGAAGCTCGCGACCGTCGCCCTCGCCCACACCAGTTGGGCAGACTGGAGGCAACGCCATCCGGATACCCTGGTGCTGTCCAACGATACCGGCTTCGCCCGCGACTATGACGTCGACCCTTACGCGGGCTACGCCCGCGATCCGAGCATCATGTTCCCGGTGACCGGCCGCAGCGCGCGCTATCAACCCAAGGAGCCGGTGATCGGCGTCGAGGTCGGCGGCAAGTTCAAAGCCTACCCCTTCGTCGAACTGGCCAAAATCGCAGGCGGCACGGCGACGGACCTGCTGGACGGGAAAAAACTCACGGTACGCTTCGATCCGCAACACCGGACGGGGGCGGTATTCGACGCCCAGGGCCGGGAGATGCCCTCGATCATCGCCTACTGGTTCGCCTGGTACGCCTTTCACCACGACACCGAAGTGTTTCAGGCGAAATAG